A portion of the Mesobacillus jeotgali genome contains these proteins:
- a CDS encoding YwaF family protein, with the protein MSQYFDPGKENVFQLFSTAHLITLTVFLLIIFLLFFFRMHLRKPVLNRAARIGMFTMLILSEVSLQAWLWWSGHWAFQYSLPLHLSSISLILSAILLLNKRYALFEFTYFVGVGSALQAMLTPDISLYTFPHYRYIHFFVSHGGTVIANLFMVFVEGFKPTGKSILKAFLWLNAYTLLIFVVNFLIEGNYMYISEKPVNPSLIDYLGPWPWYILSLEGIAFITFLILYIPFWARSKKAFPSK; encoded by the coding sequence ATGAGCCAATACTTTGATCCAGGCAAGGAAAATGTCTTTCAGCTGTTTTCAACCGCTCATCTTATTACTCTAACAGTTTTTTTGCTAATTATATTCTTATTGTTCTTTTTCCGCATGCACTTAAGAAAACCCGTGCTCAATCGTGCTGCCAGAATTGGCATGTTCACGATGTTAATCCTTTCAGAAGTAAGTCTGCAAGCCTGGCTTTGGTGGAGCGGTCATTGGGCATTCCAATACTCCCTGCCCCTGCATCTCAGCAGCATTTCTCTTATTCTTTCAGCCATTCTTCTGTTGAATAAACGGTATGCATTGTTTGAATTCACATACTTCGTCGGCGTAGGAAGCGCGCTTCAGGCAATGCTCACACCGGATATCAGTCTTTATACATTTCCGCACTACCGTTATATCCACTTTTTTGTTTCACATGGCGGCACGGTCATCGCGAACTTGTTCATGGTATTCGTGGAAGGTTTCAAACCGACCGGCAAGTCCATATTGAAGGCATTTTTGTGGTTGAATGCATACACATTACTAATTTTTGTCGTCAACTTCCTGATTGAAGGGAATTATATGTACATTTCCGAAAAGCCGGTAAATCCGTCGCTGATTGATTATCTCGGACCATGGCCCTGGTATATCCTTTCACTGGAAGGCATTGCGTTCATCACCTTCTTGATTTTATATATTCCATTTTGGGCGAGATCAAAAAAAGCATTCCCTTCAAAGTAG